From the Campylobacter sp. MIT 99-7217 genome, the window GAAAGCTTGATTTTAAAGATTAAAAGTATTTTTGTAAATTTTGATAAGGAAGCTGAGATAAGTTGCGAGATCGATCCGCGTTTTTTAAACGAGGAACAAGCTGAAGTTTTGACAAGGCAGGGTTTTAACCGCATTAGCTTTGGGGTGCAAGATTTTGATGAAAAGGTGCAAAAAGAAATTCATAGAATTCAGCCCTTTGAGCTTACGCAAAATGCCGTTAAAATGGTGCGTCAAAGAGGGATAAACTCTGTAAATATGGATCTTATTTATGGACTTCCTTTTCAAAGTCTTGAAAGCTTTAAAAACACCTTACAAAAGGCTTTGCTTATAAATCCTGATCGCTTTGCGATTTTTAATTACGCTCATGTTCCTTGGCTTAAAAAAAACATGCGTAAATTTGATGAAACCACCCTGCCAAGCCCTGATGTGAAGCTTCAAATTTTAGAGTTTTGCGAGCAGTTTTTGACTGAAAATGGCTATAAAATGATAGGTATGGATCATTTTGCAAAGCCTGAGGACGAGCTTTTTAAAGCACTTGAAAATGGGACTTTGCATAGAAATTTTCAAGGTTATACCACTAAAGGTGGAGCGGATTTGATAGGAGTAGGGCTTACGAGCATAGGCGAGGGGCAAGCTCATTATGCGCAAAATTTCAAGGATATGCCAAGCTATGAAAAAATGATTGATGAGGGGCATTTGCCTTTTGAAAGAGGTGTTTTGCTAAGCGAAGATGATAGGATCAGAAAAGCTGTCATTATGGACTTGATGGCAAATTTTGCCTTAGATATAAAAAAGATAGAAGATGAATTTAAGATTAGTTTCAAAGAGTATTTTAAGCAAGATTTGGTGGCTTTAGATGAGTATAAGGATTTTTTAAGTTTAGATGAAAAGCATATAAAAGTGAATGAAACAGGCGTTTTGCTGATAAGAAATATCGCTATGTGCTTTGATGCTTATCTTAAAAATATCAGCGAAGATAAGAAAGTCTTTTCTAAAACGGTGTGAAATGCTCCTAGATACAAGCAAATTTTATGAAAGCTGTGTTAAATGTGGCAAGTGCATTCCAAATTGCACTATACATAAGATTAATGCTGATGAAACAACTAGCCCACGCGGTTTTTTGGATCTAATCTCAGCCGTAAATAGCCACGAACTAAGCCTTGATCAAAACGCTAAAAAGATTTTTGAATCCTGTTTTTTATGCACAAACTGCGTTGAGGCTTGTCCTTCTCATATTAGAGTTGATAGTGCGATCGAGGCTGTTCGTTTTGAAATTGCTCATAAATTTGGCATTGCATGGTATAAAAGGCTTGCTTTTTACCTTTTAAGCAAGCGAAAGGTGCTTGATTTTATCGCTCGTTTAGGCTTTGTTTTTCAAAGCTGTGCTTTTAAAATTCAAGATCAAGAAAATCAAAATTCAGGCATGAGAGCGAAATTTTCCCTACCTTTGATCAAAAAGGGAAGATTTTTAGCAAGCCTTAGCAAAAAAAGCTTTTTGAGTGAAAATCCTGAATTTATCGACAATGGCGGAAGTAAAAGTATAGGCTTTTTTGTGGGCTGTTTGTCAAATTATTCTTACACAGACACGGCAAAAGCGGTGCTTAAGATCGCAAAAGAGCTAAGGCTTAATGTGGATTTGATGAAGGATCAGGTTTGTTGTGGAGCGCCTCAGTATTTTACGGGCGATTTTAAGAGGGTTGAGGATTTGGCTAAGAAAAATATCGCGTATTTTGAAAAAAAGCTTGAAAATTTAGAAGCTATTATCGTGCCTGAGGCTACTTGTTCGGCGATGTTAAATGTTGATTATGAGCATTTTTTCAAGCTTCAAAAAGATGAGCTTTGGGCAAAAAGAGCCAAGAAAGTAGCGAGTAAAATTTATCTTGCGACAAAGTATTTTCATGATTTTACCCCGCTTAAAGAACTGCTTGAAAAAAGGGATAAAAATGAGCTTTTGATCACTTATCATGATCCTTGTCATGCACGAAAAATGCAAGGCGTTTTTAAAGAACCGCGTGCCCTTTTAAATGCGAATTTCAAACTAATAGAGCTTAGCGAGCAAAATACTTGCTGTGGCTTTGGTGGCGTGAGTATGCAGCTTGAAAATTACGAAAAGTCCTTGAAAGTAGGGCTTTTAAAGGCAAAAGATATAGAAAAAACTAAGGCAAGCGTTGTGAGTGCTGAATGTTCAGCTTGTAGAATGCAAATTTCAAATGCCTTAGAGCAAAATGGCACAAAGGCCGTGTTTAAAAGCCCGCTTGAGCTTATTGCCTCAAGTTTATAAAGTTGTTTTTAATCATTTTAAAGTTACAATGTATCCAAAAATAAAGGAGCTAAGATGTGTAAAGATTGCGGTTGTTCCCTAAATTCGCATGAACATTCTCACGAACACACACATGATCACCCTATCTTAAATGAAAGCAAAAGCGTTGAAGTGATCAGTAAAATTTTAAGTAAAAACGACGAGGAGGCTTGGCACAATAAGGCTCATTTTGATGAAGCTGGCGTGCTTTGTATCAACCTCATGAGTTCACCAGGAAGTGGCAAAACCACGCTTTTAGAAAGCACCATAAAAGCCTTAAAAGATGAGTTTAAATTTGCGGTGATTGAGGGCGATTTAGAAACTGAAAATGACGCTTTAAGAGTGCAAAAAGCAGGTGCAAAAGCCTTTCAAATCACCACAGGGCAAAGCTGTCATTTAGATGCTTTCATGGTGCATAAGGCTTTGCATCATTTGGATTTAAAGGATAGTGATTTTTTGTTTATTGAAAATGTGGGGAATTTGGTTTGTCCTGCAAGCTATGATTTGGGCGAGCATTTAAATGTCGTGCTACTTAGCGTAACAGAAGGCGATGATAAGCCGGCAAAATATCCTGTGATGTTTAAAAAGGCTGATTT encodes:
- the hypB gene encoding hydrogenase nickel incorporation protein HypB encodes the protein MCKDCGCSLNSHEHSHEHTHDHPILNESKSVEVISKILSKNDEEAWHNKAHFDEAGVLCINLMSSPGSGKTTLLESTIKALKDEFKFAVIEGDLETENDALRVQKAGAKAFQITTGQSCHLDAFMVHKALHHLDLKDSDFLFIENVGNLVCPASYDLGEHLNVVLLSVTEGDDKPAKYPVMFKKADLVIISKADLAPLFDFDIQKAKAECKKLNPKADFLVLDAKNGTNLNTWFEYLKLKKEMN
- the hemN gene encoding oxygen-independent coproporphyrinogen III oxidase, which translates into the protein MRDYKAFVKYSKAGPRYTSYPTAVEFSYKFSYEKYLEILREQTQDLSLYFHLPFCRSACYFCGCNVIYTAKEESKERYLGYIFKELELLKDKTNTQRKVVQMHFGGGTPTFFSAKQLESLILKIKSIFVNFDKEAEISCEIDPRFLNEEQAEVLTRQGFNRISFGVQDFDEKVQKEIHRIQPFELTQNAVKMVRQRGINSVNMDLIYGLPFQSLESFKNTLQKALLINPDRFAIFNYAHVPWLKKNMRKFDETTLPSPDVKLQILEFCEQFLTENGYKMIGMDHFAKPEDELFKALENGTLHRNFQGYTTKGGADLIGVGLTSIGEGQAHYAQNFKDMPSYEKMIDEGHLPFERGVLLSEDDRIRKAVIMDLMANFALDIKKIEDEFKISFKEYFKQDLVALDEYKDFLSLDEKHIKVNETGVLLIRNIAMCFDAYLKNISEDKKVFSKTV
- a CDS encoding (Fe-S)-binding protein, whose protein sequence is MLLDTSKFYESCVKCGKCIPNCTIHKINADETTSPRGFLDLISAVNSHELSLDQNAKKIFESCFLCTNCVEACPSHIRVDSAIEAVRFEIAHKFGIAWYKRLAFYLLSKRKVLDFIARLGFVFQSCAFKIQDQENQNSGMRAKFSLPLIKKGRFLASLSKKSFLSENPEFIDNGGSKSIGFFVGCLSNYSYTDTAKAVLKIAKELRLNVDLMKDQVCCGAPQYFTGDFKRVEDLAKKNIAYFEKKLENLEAIIVPEATCSAMLNVDYEHFFKLQKDELWAKRAKKVASKIYLATKYFHDFTPLKELLEKRDKNELLITYHDPCHARKMQGVFKEPRALLNANFKLIELSEQNTCCGFGGVSMQLENYEKSLKVGLLKAKDIEKTKASVVSAECSACRMQISNALEQNGTKAVFKSPLELIASSL